In one window of Bos taurus isolate L1 Dominette 01449 registration number 42190680 breed Hereford chromosome 4, ARS-UCD2.0, whole genome shotgun sequence DNA:
- the LOC768255 gene encoding GTPase IMAP family member 4 → MAAQYLREPRTSHGLANSGDSQLRLVLVGKTGAGKSATGNSILREKVFPSSFSAVSITKHCKKGSTTWKGREVVIVDTPGLFDTEVPDSETLKEITRCMVLTSPGPHALLLVIPVGRYTLEDQKATEKILTMFGERAREHMILLFTRKDDLEGMDFHDYLKQAPTAIQELIRKFRDRYCVFNNKATGAEQENQREQLLALVQDVVDKCNGRYYTNSLYQKTEEEIQKQIQVLQEYYRRELERAKAQIKQEFKEEIRKLKDELEQQKQKVEMERQLAETEAHWVSKQQTARDDVLNQNTILEIILNVFRAIYSLFKD, encoded by the coding sequence GGCTTGCAAACTCTGGAGATTCCCAGCTGAGACTTGTCTTAGTGGGTAAGACTGGGGCAGGAAAAAGCGCAACAGGAAACAGCATCCTCAGAGAGAAAGTGTTTCCGTCTAGCTTTTCGGCTGTATCCATCACCAAGCACTGCAAGAAAGGAAGCACCACCTGGAAGGGGAGAGAAGTTGTCATCGTGGACACACCTGGCCTCTTTGACACGGAGGTCCCAGACTCTGAGACTCTCAAGGAGATTACCCGCTGCATGGTGCTGACTTCCCCGGGGCCTCACGCTCTGCTCCTGGTCATCCCAGTGGGCCGTTACACGCTGGAAGACCAGAAAGCCACAGAGAAGATCCTGACAATGTTTGGAGAGAGAGCTAGGGAACACATGATTCTCTTATTCACCCGGAAAGATGACTTAGAAGGCATGGATTTCCATGATTACTTAAAGCAAGCTCCTACAGCCATCCAAGAGCTGATTCGCAAGTTCAGAGATCGCTACTGTGTTTTCAACAACAAGGCCACAGGAGCTGAGCAGGAAAACCAGAGGGAGCAGCTGCTGGCCCTGGTCCAGGATGTGGTGGACAAGTGCAATGGTCGATACTACACGAATAGCCTGTATCAGAAGACCGAGGAGGAGATTCAGAAACAAATCCAAGTGTTACAAGAATATTACAGAAGAGAGCTCGAGAGAGCGAAAGCTCAGATAAAACAGGAgttcaaagaggaaatcagaaagcTGAAGGATGAACTAGAACAGCAAAAGCAGAAGGTGGAAATGGAAAGGCAATTGGCAGAAACGGAGGCTCACTGGGTTTCAAAGCAGCAAACAGCCAGAGATGATGTTTTGAATCAGAATACGATACTTGAAATCATCCTTAATGTGTTCCGGGCTATTTACTCTCTGTTTAAGGATTAA